The genome window AAAAGGTCAGTAACAAGAATCGCCCCGAAGATGAGACTGCCCATATATTCCGCCTTGAATCTTCTGAATATCTTAAGTCCCTGATAGAGGAATATAATGGCAAAGAAAATCTCTATTGCAAACGCAAAGCTAGGAATTATGTGCGTAACCGACAGAATGATCAATATCCCCAGAAAAATCGCGAATAGCGCTCCGAATTTCATTTTATTATCACCTTCTTCTCCAATCAGATCGATTTCGGTTCTTCGGGAGCATCCGGTCGTTCGGGTGCCTCCGGCTCTTCTGGAGCTTCGGGAGGCTCCTCATCCTCAGCGTCTTCTTTGATTACTACATCTACTGAGTTTTTGAGCTTCTGAAGCTCTTCGTCCACTTCAAGCATCTCTTCAATCTCCTGCTCCGAGTATCCGAGAATACCGAGCATCTCAAAGGCGTACTCCTTCGTAAGTTTTCCTTCTTTGAAGAGAAGAAGAATCTTACTCGTCTCCTGATCCTGAAGGTTTTCCTCGACAACGGTCGATCTATGACCCTTCTTCTCTTCTGAAGGGCCGGTTCTAGATTCAACCTTCACTTCCTTCGCTGGAGTCCCCGTGTAATTCGTACTAATTATGAGATCTCCCGAAACACTGTTCATTTTCAGATACTCCTGCGATTCCCCGTTTCCTGATCTATAGTGTTTCTTATCTACCTTCACAAGCCTGACATCGGATGAGATGTCACCGCTCACAGAGGAGATTGTGGCATCGAATTTAGGCTCTCCCGAATAGGAGACGATGGCGTCTCCGCTAACTGAAGAGACTATCGTCTCTCTTTCCATCGGAGGAAGGCCCTTTATGCTGAGATCACCCGATACTGATCCGAATTTGCCCCTGCGGTAATTCGATGCAACGAAAGTCAGATCTCCACTTACCGTACTCAAGTTAAACTCGTTCATTGAACAGTTTTCAATCTTCACGTCACCGCTAACATTGTTTATCTTCAGGCTCCTCAAATCGAAATCTGAAATGTTGACATCACCGGAAGCGTTGTTTGCATCGAGTTCTTGAATGTTCTTTGGGACAAGAAGCCTTACGTTCTTAACGTCGGCCCCGCCGTCGAACAAATTCTTTATAAAAGGAATATTGATGTTGGTACCCTTCTGGAATCTTATCGTAAGCTTCTTTCCTGACCTTTCAGCTTCAGGAACGTAATCATTCGAATCCACTTCAACAAATGCAACCACGTTTCCCTCTTCAACCAGGTCGATCTGAAGATCTGCGCTAGCCGAGGTAACCTTCAAAATTTCAATGCCGGCGCTTTCGAATTCAAACTTCTTTTCCACGACCATACCTCCTCATTCCTCTACCTTTATCGTCACTCTCTTGTCCTCGGTTTCAATTTCAACCGACTCTCTAGTCTTGATTACCTCGTCAAGCACTTCCTTTAGGTTGTAATCAACCACTTTTCCACCGATTCTGAAATTCGCGTCCTTTTCTTTAACGAAGTTTCCTACAAACCTTGCCAACCTAACGGGTAGCTTGATATTTGCTTCCACTTTTCCAGTGAAGTTATCCACAACCTCTATGACAAACTTTCTTCCAGATCTTTCATCCGAATATGATTCGATAAACTCTTCAAGAAGATCCCTTCCCTGCTCAGGAGAGATTTTGCCGTCGGCTATAAGCTTCAAGATCTTTAAGACTTCTTCTCTATCCATATAAAACCACCTACTTCTTTTTTCTGACTCTTCTTAGCATCTCAAGAGCTTCGTCGGGCTGCAGTTCCCCAGATTCCAGTTTCTCAAGAATTCTGGAAGCCTCTTCTCTGTCTTTGTCAACAACCTGATATCCCATGGCTCTCACAATATCCTCGAGTCTGTTTCTGGCTGTAGGATAGGAAATATCCAGTTCTTTCTGAACCTCTGAGAGATTGCCTCGATTCTTAATGAAAGTCTTGAGGTAGTCAAGTTGCTCGGCAGAGAGTTTCATGATATCGTCAAGCTCAAATCTTCCCTTAATCGTTGTTCCACAACTATCGCACTTGTACTCTGTGATTGTCATTTTCCCCCCACAGACGGGACAGTTGCTTATTGAGTATTTCATCGGTCCACCTCCAAAACATAAGTTGAACATAAATAGTTTTCAACTATGTTCATTATACAACTTATAACTTGAAAAGTCAAATTAAGCCTTAAATATATTTAAGTTGACTTCAATTTCTTGTACTAAGAATCAATTATTTTAGTTGTGAATTCCCAATAGATGAAGACTGCGTTCTCGTTTTTCCTCATTTGGAGAGGTTTAGATGGATTGAAGATCGGAAAGGCGTCGAAGCAACAGATTCGCCAGCGGTCTTTTGGGGTCTAGATGGAGAGTGGATACGTAGAGGGAATCATCTACCATATCGATATAACCGTAGAAATCGGTGAGCCATCCATACACAACACCGGAAAGTCTTCCGCTGTAGCCCGAGCTGCTTATCATTGGCCTATCTTTTACTAAACTGTGATGACATCTCCTGAATAGTCCACCGGGGAATACGTCAGAGAGCAGTTTTGAGTTCCAGAAGATTCCAGTAATCCAGTCTCCTGAGAGCAAATCCTCCTTCGCAGCAGTTGACGCTTTGTATCCATTGTGTTCAAATACGGCGCCCGGTTTGTTCAGCACGATAACCGATTTTCTGTCAATCGGTTTCTGCAGTCTGAAATGAGGATTACTGATGATCACAATCTCGGCAATCTCTTTGCGGGAAAGAACAGCGTGGAGAGTTGCAATACACTTATCGAGCGAAACTTGGATCTCGATCAGCCCTTCGTTCAACCTGTCCGTATCCAGAGATACTCTAAGCGTGTCGCCCTTCTCCCCAGATACTGCCCTCTCCTGGATCTCTTCTCCAATCTTTATCCTGAGTATTTCTTTCTCTATATCCTTTAGGAGAAAGATTCTGAGGTTAGCCTCTTCTCCGATCCAAAGTTCTTCTTCATCGAGAAGGGCAACGAATAGATCGTTGTCCAGAATTGCTCGCATTCTTTCCGGATTGACCTTGAAGTTTCTATCGAAGTCAAGAAGACCATTGCATTCCCAGAAGACATCGCACAGTTCCGTTATAACGAATCCCCTGATATTCTCATGAAGTCTTACCTTGTCGATTTCTATGTTTAGGTTTTCCTCCTGGTTTTCAACGGAAATTTCGAAAAGTTCTCGATAACTGTACTCTTTCGATATCTCGCTTTTGTCGAATCTCTCTAGAGCCCCTTCCGGTTTCGTCATAGGAACTTCATTAAATCTATGATTGAACCAGTAAGGTTTTTCTTTCTTTCGCAGCCAGATCTCGGGGGGCAACGACCAGTTTCCGAATTCAGAAACGACAAGGGGGCTTCCTTTTGCATTATCCTTGTATTCATCAATGTAGAAACTATTGGGGTTTCTCGAGTAGAGTTCGATAAGCGAATTCCACTGATCCTGCCTGTCAATGGAGCTTACATAAAAGTGGTGATCATTCAGGTCGCTCTTCAAATGGAAATTTCCCATACAGGCGGAGTTATCTATCCAAACGATGCCTGGGAATCTCTCCTTGAATCTCTCATACGCTCCGATTAGCCATTTCAGCTGCTGAGGATCTGTCTGATCTATTCCCCAGGACTCGTTGATTATCGAATAAAGACATAGCGATGGATGGTGAGAGTCTCTTTTCACTGCGCCATCGATCACTTCCAGAAGCTCTTCGCTTCCCTCACTAGAAAACAGATCAAAGTGCGGCGCATCCTGCCAGACGATCAAACCAATTTCATCTGCAATCTCCATATATTTGGGATCGGGAACCTTCACATGATGTCTGATCGTGTTGATACCAATTTCCTTCAGCTTCACAAAACTCTCCCTCAAAAACCGCTCTGAAGGGATCGTGTAAAGGGTTTCGGGATAGAAATCCTGATCGAGAACCGCTTTCATATAGAAGTCGCGGCCGTTCAGAAAGAGCTTCCCGTTTTCGGCTGCGAAGTCTCTGAACCCGAACTTCATCTGGACGACATCTCTGCTCTTCCCTGCTTCCAGAGTAACCACTAGTCTGTAGAGATTGGGCGTTTCGGGAGACCACGGAAGACAACTGGGGAGGCTAAGCAAAAGACTCTTGTCCACGCTTCTCTCTGAGCCCAAAAGTCGGTCTGATTTGTCGAATATCTCTATGCATGCTCGATCGAATTCTTCATTTGTGGTAAATGAGACCTCCAGGCTCTTCTTGAGATAAGAAGTACCAACTCTCAGATGGCTGATGTGGACCGGGGGTCTTTCTTCAATCCATACTCCTTGCCAGATGCCCGAGATATTCGTGTACCAGTTTGGATCTCCATTCTGTTTTCCGTGAGGAATATGTCTGAAGTCAATCTTCTTTTCGTCTATTGGATCAAAGACAAGAACCTGGAGTTTGTTGCGCGATGAAAGTACTCCGGATATGTCGAATTCAAAAGAGAGATACCCTCCCCTATGGCTGCCCAACTCGCCACCATTCAGAAAGACTCTGCAAAGATAGTCTACTGCTCCAAACACTAATACCGTACTGTAATCCGAATTCCCTTCATACTCAAATTCCCTTTCGAAATAAAGATATCTCTGAGAGGAGGTGACTTCGGGATACTTACTCTCAACACATCCTGGAACATCAATAGTCTTTGACGGCACAATTTTCCCAACGTCTTCTGGTTCATTCTCAAGGATTTCGAACAGCCAATTTCCGCCAAGATCTACCCTTCTTCTCACAGTTCTTAACCTGCTTTCTAATGTTCTCCATAAGTGACCTTCGTAAATACTACTCTTCACCTCGCAAGTCTTTCCTCATAACAGTTGCAAGCTCTCCTGAAGATCTTTTGAACTGCCTGGAGGGATCCATCTTGAGATTGACGAAACCCATCGGTTCAACATAATTCTCCACTGGCTCGGATCCATAGCGATAGTCCCAGTTTATCAAATCTATTGCGGGAAACCACGTATATCCTCTCAGGTCTATCCCCCTATCTACTAGATTTTCTACGAGTCTGAGTGACTCTCTCCACCAGAGAATCTGATGATCTGGCTCGCCATTTGTGCTTGTTTCCGTCAGAAAGATCGGACCACCGTATCTCTCGTGATAACTCAAGATCAATTTCTCGAGATAATCTGTCCCGCCATAGAATGGTGTTGTGCTTACCTTCCTCTTTTCTTTCGAGACTTTGAATACACTTAATTGTGGGTAGTAGTTGACCCCGAATCCCTCGACTGTTATTCTGTTTTCTGCGAACCAGTCGAGATCTTCACTACCAACCCCGTTACTGTACAGGTAATCGAAAAGACAATGCTTAGTATCTACCTTTCCCTGTATAAGATCATAGGTCAAATATCTAATTTCATTCATCTTCTTTACTTCTTCTTGCACTTCCTGGTCGGCCGAAAAGAAGATGCCCGACGCTTCGACGTGAAGTGCGAATTTGTCAGGCAGTTCTCTTTTTATAGACGAGACTGATTTCATTATCCCTTTTGCCGTCGAGATGAGCAATTTTACAAAACCGTCATCACCACTCAAGTAAGGAGGCCAGAGTGACAGGCGGCCGCAGAATTCCTGGGTAATGAATGGTTCATTCATGGGGGTGAAGAAATCAATTGACTTGTTATACCTTTCAAGAACCTCCAACTCATAATCAGCCATGTAATTCGGAAAGCAGCTATTGAGAAAGCCATTGTCCATCCAGTGAGGTGTACCGTAGTGAATGAAGTCTACTATTGGAATAAGGCCCCTCTCACCCATGAAATCGAAGACTCTGTCAGTCCACGAAAAATCAAACTTCCCTCTTTCGGGATTCACAGTATACCAGGGAATTCCGTACCTAACATACTTGAACCCCGTATCCGCGATGATCTCCAGATCTTCTTTCCAGTTCGAGTAATGTTGTGTGAGTTCATACTCATCAAGAGTTCTGGCCGAAGTCTTATCCGTCTTAGTCACAAATGTGTCTTCAATTCCCGCTATCCACATGAAGTCTTTTTTCATCATACTCACCTGATTTGCTAATGATAATTTGTTTGGCCCGATACTTTGAACTGTTTAAGACGCCCTAATGTGAGAGGGTTCCTTCTCTTTCTTTCCGAAACTCAGAAAAGCCAATAATTTCTGCCCTAATTCAGAATTCTATCCTGTAAAGCTTGTATGCAAAACTTGACTGATCTATCGATAACTCCAGAGAGAAGTCATCTGCTGAATCGAACTCATAAGTGCCCAAAATGTAGGAATCGACATCCCTTTCGTATCTGTCGCTCCATATCTCAAGCAAGTAAGTGCCCTCATCAAACGCAGAAGATTCGATAACTACATTTCCAATTGTCTCTTCGGAAGAGACCCATCCAATAGCCGCCGTGAGATCTTCGAAACTGTTCCCGCTGCATGTATGAAATATGTCTTTATCTGAACTAACGATGATTTCGTTATCAAGATTAATTCCCGAAAAGTCGAGCCAGTCGATTCCTTTCGATTCTATGAACTGTGAGATCGGTTTCAAAACTTGCAGCAGATAATCAGGCATCAGATGGGGAGAAGTGTATGGCCAACGCATTCCGATTCCCGTACCTCCCGAAGCAATGTGAGCCCAGGAAAAGGCCTTATAACAGGCCGCGTCGAATCTGGAGGGTTGAGGCCATCGATCTATTGGGCCGCTTTCGCTATCCATGAATGGGATAGAATCGTTGAAGAGATAATTGTGATAATTTATGTTCATTACGACGTCTTCCGCGATTTTCATGGGATCCTTTGGATTCATTATTGTGTCAAAATAGAAATGTGTTGTGAAGAAATCAATGTGATCAAATCTGTAGAGTTTTCCAGACAGAATACCAGTTAGGGCAGGTTTCGCAGTCGAGACTGTCAAGATGTGAGTTTCTCCGTAGAGATCAATCTCCAGCGCCCTTATGAAAGTCGAGATCTCTTCGATCCATCTTCTCGCTTCATTACCAACTGAGTAATCGGCCTTATAGAAGACATGACCGTACCATAACTCGATTTCGTTGTTTAGTTCCCAAGCAAGAATCTGCTCGCTGGATCCATATCTTTCGATCATGAACCTGAATCTGGCCTTCTGCCATTCAAGCGTCTCTTCATCCGTCAGAAACTCGGCCATTGTAGATATTGGGCCACCGTTGTCGGAGTTGTAAGGGTTCACATCCCAGTTTTCGTACATCCAGAACGGGTCCCAGGGCGTTATGATAAGGTAAATATTGTACTTCTCGGCAAGAGAGATTATATTGTCCCATATACTTATTACGGTGTCGTTGTATGTTCCTAGCGGTGATTCGAAAAGCGCTAGACCAGATCTGTCCTGTGCATATTCAAACATGATCCTCAGTGTATTCACTCCATAGTAGGAGAGCTTTTCAAAGTACTCCTCGGCGGCCTCCCTGTTGCCATAGCTTAGGGAAATTAATGAGGGCCAGGTTATTGCGTCATTGAATCCCACGGGAATAATCGCTCTTCCGTTGTGTTCGAAATGTTTCCCCGAGGGTGATATCTTAACAAACGAGGCTATTCCGCTGAAAGCCACCGCCGAGAACAAGAAAACAACAAACAGTCTCTTCATAAACATTACTCCTTCACTCCACCGCTTATATCTATTCCTTTAATGTAATACCTCTGGACCAGGAGGAATATCAGTATTGAGGGAACGGCAACAAAGAGAGCACCGGCCATCAAAGGGCCGTATTGTGTAACGTACTTCCCCTGAAGTGTTGAGATTCCAACAGGCATAGTCCTCATCTCAGGAGAGTAAAGAACGACAAGCGCCCAGAAGTAGTCGTTCCAGTTGGTCATGAAGTTCATTACCCATAAAATGATTATTGATTCCTTCGCAAGGGGCACAATTATGTATAGGATTCGCTGTCTTATGTTTGCCCCGTCTATTATCGAAGCCTCTTCGATTTCTCTTGGAATGCTAATGAAGAACTGCCTCAAGAGAAAGATTCCAAAAGTGGATGCCAGACCCGGAACGATTATCGCGATAAGACTGTCCGTCCATCCAAAGGCGTCTATCGTAGTGTAGTTGGGAAGAAAGTGAATCATCCCAGGTACCGCCATAGAAACCAGCATAAGCTTAAAGTAAGTATCTCTGAATCTGAATTTCAACCTTGCAAGAGCGAAAGCGGCAAGAATACCTACAAAAACTGAAAGGCTTGCATAGCTCACGGCGGCAATCACACTGTTCAAGAACCACTGTAAAACTGGAGTGTCGTGAGGATGTGAAAGAACCTCCGCGAAATTAGAAATCGTAAGGTTTCTTGGCAAGAAGTCAGGTGGCCATGCGAGTATCTGGGCCTCAGTTCTGAATGCGGTGAGAAAAGTCCAGTACAGCGGGAACAGGAATATAAGAGAGATCAGCAAAGCAACTATGTTTATTCCAAAACCCCTTCTCCTCATCGCCGATCCTCCTTGGTATTTCTTGTGAAGAGATAGTACTGGAGGAAGGTTACTGAAATTACTATCACTCCCGTGATCAATGACATAGCTGTTGCGTAGCCCATTCTTGGCCTGGAAGGATTGAACGCCTCTCCATATATGTGGAGCATTATTGGAATCGTCTCCCTCCCGGGACCCCCGCCTGTCATCAGCTGAGGCTGAGCAAACAATCCAAATCCCGCAAGCACCTGAGTTATGACTACAAACATCATCACCTGCTTTAGACCGGGAAGCGTCACATAGAAAAACCTTTGAATAGAATTTGCCCCATCGACTTTGGCAGAATCATACAGAGAATCGGGAATCTTTTTGAGCCCGCCCAGAAGGATCACGGTGTTCCAGCCTACCGTCCACCATACTGTCGCGATGACAATAGATAACCAAACCCAGGGTAGATCTGTGAGCCAGGGGATTTTGCCGATGCCGAAGAAGCTAAGAACGTAGTTCAGTAGGCCGGAGTGATTGTTCAGTATCCACCTCCACATAACAGCCACCACGGTTACGGAGAGCGCCGTAGGAACAAAAATCGCCGTAAGATGCAGACTCTTTGTCTTCAACTTCTTGCTATTCAGCATTAGTGCCAGCCCGGTTGCGACAAAAACGAGCACGGGCACAGAATAGATAACGAACTGAACGGTTACCCATATTGCCTTCCAAAAGTATTCCGATCTATACCCACTGAAATCGAAGATCTTCCCGTAATTGTCCAACCCGACATACTTAATCATGCCCTGAAACAATCCCCACTCTGTGAGGCTCATATAAACACTTTTGAACAACGGGAAAATGAAAAACACGCCAAAGAACACCGCATGGGGCAAAATGAGAATATATGGAATAACCTTCTTTGTTCTCAAGAGAACCTCCTCAATGAATGTCCCTTCCGGAAAGCCTCTCCGGAAGGGACATAAGGTTCTGTTAGTCTTGAAGAATTTCGTTGCTTATTCTTTCTGCGTCGCTAAGAGCTTGTTCAACCGTTTTTTGCCCTAAAATGGCAAGGTTCAACGCTTCCCATATTGGTCCTGTAGCATCGCCGTACTTTGGGAAGAAAGGTGGGAAAACAACGAATTGGGCACCTTTGGCAATTGTGCTGTGATAGGGCAAAGACTGGAACTCCGGGCTATTCTGAACAGAGATGTTTGCGGGAATCTGGCCTGCAAGTGCCCATTCGTAGCTGTGATTGCTTATCCAGCTGACGAACTTGGCAGCGGCTTCAGTTCTTTCTTTGTCCTGTTTTCTCTGTCTGTAGATGACCATAGTGTGGGAGCCGGCCCAGTTTGCCGGCCTTTCAGAACCGAATTGTGGAACCGGTCCGGCGCCGAAACTAACTCCTTCAACTTTCATGTAGTCAGTAAGCATCCAGATTCCGTTGAATTCCATTGCGCAGGTTCCTCTCTTAAAAGCGTCGATGTCTGCGTCGACCTGTACCTTTTCAGGTGAAACCTTATGCTTGAAAACCAGATCTACGAAGAACTGCATTGCATCGATTCCGGCAGGACTATTGAAAGCGGCTTTAGTCAAATCCTCATTGAACAGTACCCCCCCATTGGAGAAGAAGGCGGAGAACCACATGAAGTAGTTGGGCCAACCTACTGGAATCATTGTGCCCCATTGGTCGATTGTTCCATCTCCATTAGTGTCCTTCGTAAGAAGCTTTGCGGCTTTAATGAATTCATCTCGAGTCATCGGAGGATTCTCTGGATCGAGACCGGCTTCTTTGAAAAGGTCTTTGTTCCAGTAGAAGACGAGAGGATGGACATCAAGTGGAATTCCGTACACGTTTGAGTCTACATGAACGGCATCCCATACCGAAGGAACTATGTCTCCCTCTTTCATATTCATGATCTCAAGGTACTCATCCAGAGGCAGAAGCATTCCCTGACTTACAAGACTTCTGATGTTATCCACATGTGCAATACCAACATCCGGTCCCTTTCCGCTCGCAAGTGCTATAGGCACCTTTGTGTTATAGTCCGCCCACAGCATGGTGCTCATGTTCACCTGAATCTCGTCCTTGTGTTCTTCGTTGAACTTGTCAACAAGTTCCTGCATAAAACTACCGTCGGGCCCTGTAAAACCCGTCCAGTATTCGAGAGTAACTAATCCAAAAGCAGAGACTGAGAAGAAAAGCAAGGCTAACAAAGAGAAAACAAACAGCTTCTTCATGAAAAAACCCTCCCTTGTTCGGTTATTCCTACCCAGAGTCCCTAACTCTGAGAACAGGTTTCTGCACATATCTTTTCTCTCTAATTTTCTTGCCTTTGATCATCTTGATGAGCATCTCGGTACTTGTTCTTCCGAGCCAATCCTTATCAAGCGCAACGCTAGTAAGCGTTGGACAAACATAGACTGAATAAGGTATGTCGTCATATCCGACTACAGCGATCTCTTCGGGAACTCTTATATTCTTAGAACGTAGTCGGGCGATTATCTCGAGAGCGTACATGTCGTTGTAGGCAAAAACTGCATCGCAAGCCCCACCGGATTCAAGATACTCCAGAACAGCTTCCCCGGCGTTTTCCGGAGAAGACTTGAGTTCGCTGGCCGAATTTGCAATCTCAGCGGAATATTCCTGAAGCGCCTTTCTGTAGCCGAGACTTCTTCCACGGGTAGGAAAGATATTCATGTCCGGTTGAACGGTGATGACATTTGAGCGACCGGATTCGAGTAAGTGTCGCGTCGCGACGTATCCCCCAAGTTCCTCATCATTGTAGACTTCACAGAAACGGCTCTTCTCGAAGTGCCTACCGACTATTACAAAAGGTACCTTAATGCCATCCATCTCGGCAGGCTTCGTATCATCGACCGGAGCGATTAGGATTCCGTCTACTCCCTTGTTCTGCAAGAACTCGATCGCAAAGACCTGTTCCTCGTAATCGGCAGCAGTATTCACAAGAAGAAGGTGAAATCCATGCTTCTTGGCTTCTCTCTCCATACCCTTAACGACTTCCGCATAGAAAGGGTTTGTATTGTCATCAATTATCACTCCGAGCAACCCAAGCATCTTCCCCTTTAACGCCTTTGCCATCATGTTTGGCGCGTAACCAAGTTCCCTTGCTCTATTCTTAACCTTCTCTCTAGTTTTCTCATCAACATCCCCTTTATCATTCAGGGCTCGAGAGACCGTCGATACTGAAAGCTCAAGTGATTTTGCAACATCCTTTATGGTGATTCTAGCCATTCAGAACACCTCCAAATTCACCAACGATGCCGCAAACGTTTGCGGAAACGTTTGCATTTATTCTAACATCTTAGTAACTTAGATCCAAAGCAATTCTAGAACGTTAATCAGCGTTCTAGGACATCTATGGTCGAATAATGCAGAATGATTCGGTTATTCTGTTAATATCTTATTATGGTAATCTCTAGTAAGGCAAGACGTAGATAAACATCATCAAAAGGAAGGTGAGATTGCCCAGCATGACAAGAATATGCCAGATTTCGTGGTTGCCAATCTTGCCAGGGAAGGGATTCGGTTTTTCTCGTATGAAAATTACTGCACCAACCGTATAGAAGGAGCCGCCGAGAAGCAGAAGAAGAATAGCGGACAGTCCTAGTCGTATGTAAACGCTGTAGATAAGTGCAATTGAAAGCCATCCCATCGAAAGATAGCCTCCCATCGATACCCATAAAGGCATGGTGGAGAAGAAAACAGACTTTAGAACTATGTTGAGGATAGCAAGTCCCCAGATTATCGCAAAGACAGTCCAGCCGACCCAGCCTCCGACAACAACGAAACAGAAAGGAGTGTAGGTGCCAGCGATGAGCAAGTATATTGCGCTGTGGTCGAGGATTGCGAAGACTTTGTAATACTTTCTGAACCACAAGAAGAAGTGGAGAAGACCGCTTAAGGTCATTGAAACGACAACGGTCGTCCCGTATATCGAAAAGCTTACCAGATGGAGCCACTTCTGTTGAACGGCGGAAAAAACAACTAGCAGGACCAGCCCGACAAGACCGAGAACAGCGGCCAATATATGACTTATCGCGTTGAATCCTTCGTTGGAGTTTTCGCTAGATACAAGCGGATCGACCCTTCGGCCTTCAATTGTACTCATTGAGAATCCT of Mesotoga infera contains these proteins:
- a CDS encoding sugar ABC transporter permease, which produces MRTKKVIPYILILPHAVFFGVFFIFPLFKSVYMSLTEWGLFQGMIKYVGLDNYGKIFDFSGYRSEYFWKAIWVTVQFVIYSVPVLVFVATGLALMLNSKKLKTKSLHLTAIFVPTALSVTVVAVMWRWILNNHSGLLNYVLSFFGIGKIPWLTDLPWVWLSIVIATVWWTVGWNTVILLGGLKKIPDSLYDSAKVDGANSIQRFFYVTLPGLKQVMMFVVITQVLAGFGLFAQPQLMTGGGPGRETIPIMLHIYGEAFNPSRPRMGYATAMSLITGVIVISVTFLQYYLFTRNTKEDRR
- a CDS encoding LacI family transcriptional regulator — encoded protein: MARITIKDVAKSLELSVSTVSRALNDKGDVDEKTREKVKNRARELGYAPNMMAKALKGKMLGLLGVIIDDNTNPFYAEVVKGMEREAKKHGFHLLLVNTAADYEEQVFAIEFLQNKGVDGILIAPVDDTKPAEMDGIKVPFVIVGRHFEKSRFCEVYNDEELGGYVATRHLLESGRSNVITVQPDMNIFPTRGRSLGYRKALQEYSAEIANSASELKSSPENAGEAVLEYLESGGACDAVFAYNDMYALEIIARLRSKNIRVPEEIAVVGYDDIPYSVYVCPTLTSVALDKDWLGRTSTEMLIKMIKGKKIREKRYVQKPVLRVRDSG
- a CDS encoding hemolysin III family protein; the protein is MSTIEGRRVDPLVSSENSNEGFNAISHILAAVLGLVGLVLLVVFSAVQQKWLHLVSFSIYGTTVVVSMTLSGLLHFFLWFRKYYKVFAILDHSAIYLLIAGTYTPFCFVVVGGWVGWTVFAIIWGLAILNIVLKSVFFSTMPLWVSMGGYLSMGWLSIALIYSVYIRLGLSAILLLLLGGSFYTVGAVIFIREKPNPFPGKIGNHEIWHILVMLGNLTFLLMMFIYVLPY
- a CDS encoding carbohydrate ABC transporter permease encodes the protein MRRRGFGINIVALLISLIFLFPLYWTFLTAFRTEAQILAWPPDFLPRNLTISNFAEVLSHPHDTPVLQWFLNSVIAAVSYASLSVFVGILAAFALARLKFRFRDTYFKLMLVSMAVPGMIHFLPNYTTIDAFGWTDSLIAIIVPGLASTFGIFLLRQFFISIPREIEEASIIDGANIRQRILYIIVPLAKESIIILWVMNFMTNWNDYFWALVVLYSPEMRTMPVGISTLQGKYVTQYGPLMAGALFVAVPSILIFLLVQRYYIKGIDISGGVKE
- a CDS encoding glycosyl hydrolase family protein, with amino-acid sequence MMKKDFMWIAGIEDTFVTKTDKTSARTLDEYELTQHYSNWKEDLEIIADTGFKYVRYGIPWYTVNPERGKFDFSWTDRVFDFMGERGLIPIVDFIHYGTPHWMDNGFLNSCFPNYMADYELEVLERYNKSIDFFTPMNEPFITQEFCGRLSLWPPYLSGDDGFVKLLISTAKGIMKSVSSIKRELPDKFALHVEASGIFFSADQEVQEEVKKMNEIRYLTYDLIQGKVDTKHCLFDYLYSNGVGSEDLDWFAENRITVEGFGVNYYPQLSVFKVSKEKRKVSTTPFYGGTDYLEKLILSYHERYGGPIFLTETSTNGEPDHQILWWRESLRLVENLVDRGIDLRGYTWFPAIDLINWDYRYGSEPVENYVEPMGFVNLKMDPSRQFKRSSGELATVMRKDLRGEE
- a CDS encoding ABC transporter substrate-binding protein codes for the protein MCRNLFSELGTLGRNNRTREGFFMKKLFVFSLLALLFFSVSAFGLVTLEYWTGFTGPDGSFMQELVDKFNEEHKDEIQVNMSTMLWADYNTKVPIALASGKGPDVGIAHVDNIRSLVSQGMLLPLDEYLEIMNMKEGDIVPSVWDAVHVDSNVYGIPLDVHPLVFYWNKDLFKEAGLDPENPPMTRDEFIKAAKLLTKDTNGDGTIDQWGTMIPVGWPNYFMWFSAFFSNGGVLFNEDLTKAAFNSPAGIDAMQFFVDLVFKHKVSPEKVQVDADIDAFKRGTCAMEFNGIWMLTDYMKVEGVSFGAGPVPQFGSERPANWAGSHTMVIYRQRKQDKERTEAAAKFVSWISNHSYEWALAGQIPANISVQNSPEFQSLPYHSTIAKGAQFVVFPPFFPKYGDATGPIWEALNLAILGQKTVEQALSDAERISNEILQD
- a CDS encoding DUF2089 domain-containing protein, which produces MKYSISNCPVCGGKMTITEYKCDSCGTTIKGRFELDDIMKLSAEQLDYLKTFIKNRGNLSEVQKELDISYPTARNRLEDIVRAMGYQVVDKDREEASRILEKLESGELQPDEALEMLRRVRKKK